A window from Rana temporaria chromosome 8, aRanTem1.1, whole genome shotgun sequence encodes these proteins:
- the LOC120909744 gene encoding gastrula zinc finger protein XlCGF17.1-like — translation TGEKPYSCPECGKCFSRKSNLNTHQRSHTGEKPFSCPECGKCYPRKSELDTHQRYHTGEKPYSCPGCGKCFSHKSSLNTHQRSHTGEKPYSCSKCGKCFSDKSYFNRHQRSHTGEKPYSCADCGKCFSKKSSLYTHQRLHTGEKPYFCPECGKCFSRKSNLNTHQRSHTGEKSYSCSECGKCFFGKSNLDVHRRSHTGEKPFSCPECGKCYPRKSELDTHQRSHTGEKPYFCPECGKCFSHKSSLNTHQRSHTGEKPYSCSECGKCFSDKSYFNRHQRSHTGEKPYSCSECGKCFSLKYNLFIHQRTHSREKPYSCPE, via the exons acgggggagaagccgtattcctgtcctgagtgtggaaaatgtttttcacggaagtccaaTCTTAACacgcatcaaagatctcacacgggggagaaaccgttctcctgccctgagtgcgggaaatgttatccACGGAAATCAGAACTTGACACACATCAAAGatatcacacgggggagaagccgtattcctgtcctgggtgtggaaaatgtttttcacacaaGTCCAGTCTTAACacgcatcaaagatctcacacgggggagaaaccgtattcctgttctaagtgcgggaaatgtttttcagataagtcctatTTTAACaggcatcagagatctcacacgggggagaagccgtattcctgtgctgattgtgggaaatgtttttcaaagaagtccagtctttacacac atcagagattacacacgggggagaagccatatttctgtcctgagtgtggaaaatgtttttcacggaagtccaaTCTTAACacgcatcaaagatctcacacgggggagaagtcgtattcctgttctgagtgcgggaaatgtttttttggtAAATCAAATCTTGATGTACACCGGaggtctcacacgggtgagaagccgttctcctgccctgagtgcgggaaatgttatccACGGAAATCAGAACttgacacacatcagagatctcacacgggggagaagccgtatttctgtcctgagtgtggaaaatgtttttcacacaaGTCCAGTCTTAACacgcatcaaagatctcacacgggggagaagccgtattcctgttctgagtgcgggaaatgtttttcagataagtcctatTTTAACaggcatcagagatctcacacaggggagaagccgtattcctgttctgagtgcgggaaatgtttttcattgaagtACAATCTTTTCATACATCAGAGAACTCATTcgagggagaagccgtattcctgtcctgagtga